In one Gemmatimonadota bacterium genomic region, the following are encoded:
- a CDS encoding HPr family phosphocarrier protein produces the protein MIEREAVIVNPLGMHARPAAQVVRLAATFGSEIELSCQGQSVNGKSIMGVMMLAAECGAVVQVRTTGPDEDAAMTAVLALIADGFGER, from the coding sequence GTGATTGAACGCGAGGCCGTGATCGTGAATCCGCTGGGGATGCACGCTCGACCCGCTGCCCAGGTCGTGCGCCTCGCCGCGACCTTCGGGTCCGAAATCGAGCTGTCGTGCCAGGGCCAATCCGTGAACGGCAAGAGCATCATGGGGGTGATGATGCTCGCCGCCGAGTGTGGGGCGGTGGTGCAGGTGCGCACCACGGGCCCCGACGAGGACGCGGCGATGACGGCCGTGCTCGCCCTGATCGCCGACGGCTTCGGGGAACGATGA
- a CDS encoding PTS system mannose/fructose/sorbose family transporter subunit IID — MTPRQQAVLRLLGVQAAWTYERMSGIGVGHAATPLLRHYLADEPPEVRRAAVARSAEFFNSHPYLAGVAVGAVVRAERDHVPGETIIRLRTALSGPLGAMGDQLIWAGEVPALIGFALAATPWLGGYAVLVAVIAHNCMRLALTVWGLDLGMREGLGVGGALQRSWLPARADDAQRVAAFAVGLGIPVVGAYLLREVTITHTLAIASIGIVGALLAIAPGTRSRVTGLRLGLALVAVALLVVGGFR, encoded by the coding sequence ATGACCCCGCGCCAACAGGCCGTCCTCCGGCTGCTCGGCGTGCAGGCCGCCTGGACCTACGAGCGGATGTCGGGCATCGGCGTGGGTCACGCCGCGACCCCGCTGCTGCGTCATTATCTGGCCGATGAACCGCCCGAGGTGCGTCGCGCCGCGGTTGCCCGCTCCGCCGAGTTCTTCAATTCGCATCCCTACCTCGCCGGTGTGGCGGTCGGTGCGGTGGTGCGCGCCGAGCGCGACCACGTCCCCGGCGAGACGATCATCCGACTGCGCACCGCGCTGTCCGGCCCGCTCGGCGCGATGGGCGACCAGCTCATCTGGGCTGGCGAGGTGCCGGCGCTGATCGGCTTCGCGTTGGCCGCCACGCCCTGGCTCGGTGGTTATGCCGTGCTGGTGGCGGTCATCGCCCACAACTGCATGCGCCTCGCCCTGACGGTGTGGGGCCTCGATCTCGGGATGCGCGAGGGACTCGGGGTGGGCGGGGCGTTGCAGCGTTCGTGGCTCCCTGCGCGCGCCGATGATGCGCAGCGCGTCGCTGCCTTTGCCGTCGGACTCGGCATCCCGGTTGTTGGTGCCTATCTGCTCCGTGAAGTCACCATTACCCATACGCTGGCCATCGCCTCGATCGGGATCGTCGGTGCGCTCCTCGCGATTGCCCCCGGGACGCGGTCCCGCGTCACCGGGCTCCGCCTCGGTCTGGCGCTCGTGGCAGTCGCGCTCCTCGTCGTCGGAGGTTTCCGGTGA
- a CDS encoding PTS sugar transporter subunit IIC, with amino-acid sequence MSWTLAVVLSLWSILVTVDLVSMPQGLLARPLVAGTVAGMLAGDTTAGLLVGAVLELYALDVLPIGAARYPDYGAAAVSAAAAAALTPAAPTLAVAGIIGLPLAILGGWTLHVHRRRTAQSIHRRLERVAAGDARAIWELQRNGLARDGIRGVLLGAVGLGVIFLAMAFPWDAFPEMGLVGKATVAGGIAASLGGALRSGGAGARRRWLAVGLATGLLLVLGR; translated from the coding sequence GTGAGCTGGACCCTCGCCGTCGTCCTCTCGCTCTGGAGCATCCTCGTCACCGTGGATCTCGTCTCCATGCCGCAGGGGCTGCTGGCCCGACCGCTGGTGGCGGGCACAGTCGCCGGGATGCTGGCGGGGGACACCACGGCGGGCCTGCTGGTCGGAGCGGTCCTGGAGCTGTACGCGTTGGACGTGTTGCCGATCGGTGCCGCTCGCTATCCCGACTACGGTGCCGCAGCCGTCAGTGCCGCGGCCGCCGCCGCGTTGACGCCAGCCGCCCCGACCTTGGCGGTGGCCGGCATCATTGGATTGCCGCTGGCGATTCTCGGGGGCTGGACCCTCCATGTGCACCGTCGGCGCACGGCGCAATCGATCCACCGTCGCCTGGAACGGGTGGCCGCCGGCGATGCACGCGCGATCTGGGAATTGCAGCGCAACGGGCTCGCCCGCGATGGCATTCGCGGCGTCCTCCTCGGGGCCGTGGGCCTTGGCGTCATCTTTCTCGCCATGGCCTTCCCTTGGGATGCGTTTCCAGAGATGGGGCTCGTCGGCAAGGCGACGGTCGCAGGTGGGATCGCCGCGTCCCTTGGCGGCGCCTTGCGCAGTGGTGGTGCCGGTGCGCGCCGCCGTTGGCTTGCGGTCGGCCTGGCGACCGGACTCCTGCTGGTGCTCGGGCGATGA
- a CDS encoding PTS sugar transporter subunit IIB — MALVLLRVDDRLVHGQVVIGWGRPLAARFIVLVDNGVRASTWEQDLYRMAVPDGVEIIFASTAEATASLVGWAADPRAGILLTGDLATMAALHDAEPVVAHRINLGGIHHRADRVERLRYLYLDDADMAILRRLAADGAAITAQDLPTSPPVPLADFL, encoded by the coding sequence ATGGCGCTGGTCCTGCTCCGCGTCGATGACCGCCTGGTGCATGGGCAGGTCGTGATCGGCTGGGGCCGACCGCTTGCCGCGCGATTCATCGTGCTGGTCGACAACGGCGTTCGCGCCAGCACCTGGGAGCAGGACCTCTACCGGATGGCCGTACCCGACGGAGTCGAGATCATCTTTGCGAGCACGGCAGAAGCCACCGCCTCCCTCGTGGGGTGGGCCGCGGACCCGCGCGCGGGCATCCTGCTGACCGGCGACCTCGCGACGATGGCGGCCTTGCACGACGCCGAGCCGGTCGTCGCCCATCGCATCAATCTCGGCGGCATTCATCATCGCGCCGATCGCGTGGAGCGGCTGCGCTACCTCTATCTCGATGACGCCGACATGGCGATCCTCAGACGGCTCGCCGCCGATGGCGCGGCCATCACGGCGCAGGATCTGCCGACGTCTCCTCCGGTCCCGTTGGCGGACTTCCTGTGA
- the hprK gene encoding HPr(Ser) kinase/phosphatase, with amino-acid sequence MRFRDFLAAGDTLQLEPLTGELGLDRLVPDAEIASPGLALAGYHGRFMPDRLHVLGETEISYLASLAPEVRTAALEGFFQYDLPCVFITKGMEPPEPMLDLARGRHVPVLRTRLKTAEFYKRIKPMLEDAFAPRTTLHGSLSDVYGVGLLFVGRSGIGKSECVLDLVERGHRLVADDVVKVTRRGTDVLLGQGHELAAHHMEIRGVGLIDIPALFGARSVRQQKRIEVIVQLEDWETAQGADRTGLQRDTQVVLEVPIPKVIVPLNPGKNITVIAEVVAMMHLLRYSGVDVAAAFNERLIKKMREKRGVREYLRDDFE; translated from the coding sequence ATGCGCTTCCGTGATTTCCTGGCCGCCGGCGACACGCTCCAACTGGAGCCGCTGACGGGCGAGCTCGGCCTGGACCGCCTGGTGCCGGATGCCGAGATTGCCTCGCCCGGCCTCGCGCTCGCGGGGTATCACGGTCGCTTCATGCCCGATCGCCTGCATGTGCTCGGCGAGACCGAGATCAGCTATCTCGCGTCGCTCGCTCCCGAAGTCCGCACCGCGGCGCTCGAAGGCTTCTTCCAGTACGACCTCCCCTGCGTCTTCATCACCAAGGGGATGGAGCCGCCCGAGCCGATGCTCGACCTGGCCCGCGGCCGGCACGTGCCGGTCCTCCGCACGCGACTCAAGACCGCCGAGTTCTACAAGCGCATCAAGCCGATGCTCGAGGACGCCTTCGCGCCGCGCACCACGTTGCACGGCTCGCTCTCGGACGTCTATGGTGTCGGACTCCTCTTCGTGGGCCGGTCCGGCATCGGCAAGAGCGAGTGCGTGCTCGACCTCGTGGAACGGGGCCATCGCCTCGTCGCGGACGACGTGGTCAAGGTCACCCGACGCGGCACCGACGTCCTTCTCGGGCAGGGCCACGAGCTGGCGGCGCACCACATGGAGATCCGCGGCGTGGGGCTGATCGACATCCCCGCGCTCTTCGGCGCGCGGTCGGTGCGTCAGCAGAAGCGGATTGAAGTGATCGTGCAGTTGGAGGACTGGGAGACGGCGCAGGGTGCCGACCGGACCGGGCTGCAGCGCGACACGCAGGTCGTGCTCGAAGTGCCGATCCCCAAGGTGATCGTGCCGCTCAACCCCGGAAAGAACATCACCGTGATCGCCGAGGTGGTGGCCATGATGCATCTGCTGCGCTACAGCGGGGTGGACGTCGCCGCCGCCTTCAATGAGCGCCTCATCAAGAAGATGCGGGAAAAGCGCGGCGTGCGCGAATACCTGCGGGACGACTTCGAATGA
- a CDS encoding glycosyltransferase family 4 protein gives MNILLVNWQDLRNPHAGGAEIHLFELFSRLAARGHRVRLVCSGFEGAPVVEMVDGIEVHRHGDRHSFALVGRGAVRRALRSEPADVLVDDVNKLPLFTATLTALPIYTLVPHLFGTTAFQEVSWPMAAMVWLAERPIPWLYRRAWFHAISDSTRDDLVARGVPRERIAVVYPGVDSVRFTPAPLVGRSQPPRFVYVGRIKRYKGVELLLRALVEARRHRPDLSLDIAGSGDDRPRLEALAQTLGLGDAVRFLGFVDEATKLALLRGAVANVFPSPKEGWGITVMEAAACGTPSLASDSPGLRDSVRDGITGLLVPHGDVSAMATAMCRLADDPALVATLGAAAREHAEQLTWDSAADQVEHHLMDLVAGRIPPPSFVG, from the coding sequence GGCGAGGGGGCACCGGGTTCGATTGGTGTGCTCGGGCTTCGAAGGCGCCCCCGTCGTGGAAATGGTGGACGGCATCGAGGTGCATCGGCACGGCGATCGCCACAGCTTCGCGCTGGTGGGTCGCGGTGCCGTCCGGCGCGCGCTGCGCAGCGAACCGGCCGATGTCCTCGTCGATGACGTGAACAAGCTGCCGCTCTTCACGGCCACGCTCACCGCGCTCCCCATCTACACGCTGGTTCCGCATCTCTTCGGCACCACCGCCTTCCAGGAAGTGAGCTGGCCGATGGCGGCCATGGTGTGGTTGGCGGAACGACCGATCCCCTGGCTCTACCGCCGCGCCTGGTTCCACGCCATCTCGGACTCCACTCGGGACGACCTGGTGGCCCGTGGTGTGCCTCGGGAACGCATCGCCGTGGTCTATCCCGGCGTGGACTCGGTGCGGTTCACGCCGGCGCCGTTGGTGGGGAGGAGCCAGCCCCCGCGCTTCGTCTATGTCGGGCGGATCAAGCGGTACAAGGGCGTCGAGTTGCTGCTGCGGGCCCTGGTCGAGGCCCGGCGCCATCGGCCCGACCTCTCGCTCGACATCGCGGGGAGTGGCGACGACCGTCCGCGCCTCGAGGCCCTCGCCCAGACCCTCGGACTCGGCGATGCCGTCCGATTCCTTGGCTTCGTCGATGAGGCCACCAAGCTGGCGCTCTTGCGGGGGGCCGTGGCGAACGTGTTTCCTTCCCCGAAGGAGGGGTGGGGGATCACCGTGATGGAGGCGGCGGCGTGTGGCACCCCGTCGCTCGCCTCCGACTCGCCGGGACTCCGCGATTCGGTGCGCGACGGTATCACCGGCCTGCTGGTCCCGCACGGCGATGTGTCGGCGATGGCCACGGCGATGTGCCGACTCGCCGACGATCCGGCATTGGTGGCCACCCTTGGCGCCGCCGCGCGCGAGCACGCGGAGCAGCTGACCTGGGACTCGGCCGCCGACCAGGTGGAGCACCATCTGATGGATCTCGTGGCAGGGCGGATCCCGCCGCCGTCATTCGTGGGCTGA